The Arachis hypogaea cultivar Tifrunner chromosome 16, arahy.Tifrunner.gnm2.J5K5, whole genome shotgun sequence genome contains a region encoding:
- the LOC112756960 gene encoding uncharacterized protein has product MSENVGSGTGSSLPSVPRPTPAVSRRKNATGNRSDIGWKHGIDVQGNGKKVKCNYCSKTISGGIYRFKHHLAGTKEDSEPCASVPEEVKAVMLKVCVEAKEASLKKRRFSDDEDYPEQTEKEKDNSQQKGKDIRNFVTKGKGAQVQSTINQMMKKDLKEQCDQQCAIFFHTSAIPFNVIKNPKFLKFCEMVGRYGIGYKPPFYHELRETQLKKAVNNVDEMLTEFKAEWKRTGCSIMSDGWTDKKRRSICNFLVNSPKGTVFLYSLDTSDISKTTDKVVKMLEDAVEFVGEENVVQIVTDNAANYKAAGERMMETRKSLYWTPCAAHCIDLILEDFEKKLKVHETTIKKERKITTFIYSRSMLISMLRNFTKGKDLVRPGATRFATAYLTLSCLHDNKGLLMTMFTSADWKTTKVASTPEGIRVQNMALDSRLWKNIVICLKAAAPLITVLRLVDSDEKPAMGFIFEGMRNAKETIKTNFGCVKKSYEPIWEIIDGRWESQLHRPLHAAAYYLNPHYHYEPNFMVDDADIKIGLYSCLKKLVPNQEERKKVGLQLPDFHYARGLFGNETAKSSRKTMLPAEWWDFYGDSCPELKKFAIRVLSLTCSSSGCERNWSAFEMVHTKRRNRLHQKKMNDLVYVMYNLKLKGKQIRKSPELEFDAVHSDDEWITEDVNENIAESVEHSHLPTNDNTNDDPNSNEFAIPDFVGRVEPEAERNDVSDDDGLNVYI; this is encoded by the exons atgtcTGAGAATGTTGGTTCAGGGACAGGGTCTTCGCTTCCTAGTGTTCCTAGACCTACACCTGCTGTTTCTAGGAGAAAAAATGCAACTGGAAATAGAAGTGATATAGGATGGAAACATGGGATTGATGTTCAAGGCAATGGTAAAAAAGTGAAGTGTAATTATTGCTCAAAGACTATAAGCGGAGGGATTTATAGATTCAAGCATCATCTTGCCGGTACTAAAGAGGATTCAGAACCTTGTGCTTCAGTACCTGAAGAAGTGAAGGCTGTGATGTTGAAAGTCTGTGTGGAGGCTAAAGAAGCATCATTGAAGAAGAGAAGATTCAGTGATGATGAGGATTATCctgaacaaacagaaaaggagaaGGACAATTCTCAACAAAAGGGGAAAGATATTCGCAACTTTGTCACAAAAGGAAAAGGGGCTCAAGTTCAATCAACAATAAATCAAATGATGAAGAAGGATCTAAAGGAACAATGTGATCAACAATGTGCCATATTTTTCCATACAAGTGCTATTCCTTTCAATGTTATTAAGAATcccaaatttttaaagttttgtgAGATGGTTGGGAGATATGGAATTGGCTACAAACCCCCTTTTTACCATGAGTTAAGAGAAAcccaattaaagaaagcagtGAACAATGTTGATGAAATGCTTACTGAATTTAAAGCAGAGTGGAAGAGAACTGGTTGTTCAATCATGTCGGATGGATGGACTGATAAAAAAAGGCGTAGTATTTGTAATTTCTTGGTGAACAGCCCTAAAGGAACAGTTTTTCTTTATTCATTGGACACTTCTGACATCTCAAAAACAACAGATAAAGTTGTCAAAATGCTAGAAGATGCCGTAGAATTTGTTGGTGAAGAGAATGTAGTCCAAATTGTTACAGATAATGCTGCTAATTATaaggctgctggagaaagaatGATGGAGACTAGAAAAAGTTTGTATTGGACACCATGTGCTGCACACTGCATAGATTTGATATTAGAGGATTTTGAAAAGAAGCTAAAGGTGCATGAAACAACCataaaaaaggaaaggaaaatcaCCACTTTTATCTACTCTCGGAGTATGCTCATTAGCATGTTGAGGAATTTTACAAAGGGAAAGGACTTGGTTCGGCCAGGTGCCACAAGATTCGCCACTGCCTATTTGACTCTCAGTTGTCTTCATGATAATAAAGGACTATTGATGACTATGTTTACTTCTGCTGATTGGAAGACAACTAAGGTTGCATCAACACCTGAAGGAATAAGAGTCCAAAACATGGCCTTGGATAGTAGGCTATGGAAGAATATTGTCATATGCCTCAAGGCTGCTGCTCCTCTCATTACAGTCCTTCGCTTGGTTGATTCAGATGAAAAACCAGCCATGGGTTTCATCTTTGAAGGCATGAGAAACGCCAAAGAAACAATCAAGACTAACTTCGGTTGTGTTAAAAAGAG TTACGAACCTATATGGGAAATTATTGATGGAAGGTGGGAAAGTCAATTGCATAGACCATTGCATGCAGCTGCGTATTATCTTAATCCTCATTATCACTATGAACCAAATTTCATGGTTGATGATGCTGACATTAAGATTGGTCTATATAGTTGTTTGAAAAAACTGGTTCCTAACcaggaagaaaggaaaaaggttgGTCTACAGCTTCCTGACTTTCATTATGCTAGAGGCCTCTTTGGTAATGAAACTGCAAAGAGTAGTAGGAAGACCATGCTACCTGCTGAGTGGTGGGACTTCTATGGAGATAGTTGTCCAGAACTAAAGAAGTTTGCTATCCGAGTGCTAAGCTTAACTTGTAGTTCATCTGGTTGTGAGCGTAATTGGAGTGCATTTGAAATG GTTCATACAAAGAGAAGAAATCGATtgcatcaaaagaaaatgaatgatTTAGTGTATGTGATGTATAATTTGAAGTTAAAGGGCAAGCAAATTAGAAAAAGTCCAGAACTTGAATTTGATGCAGTGCATTCTGATGATGAGTGGATAACTGAGGATGTTAATGAAAATATTGCTGAAAGTGTTGAGCATTCTCACTTGCCAACGAATGACAATACTAATGATGATCCAAATAGTAATGAATTTGCTATTCCAG attttgTTGGCCGTGTTGAACCTGAGGCTGAAAGAAATGATGTTtctgatgatgatg GTTTGAATGTCTATATCTGa